Proteins encoded by one window of Macaca mulatta isolate MMU2019108-1 chromosome 10, T2T-MMU8v2.0, whole genome shotgun sequence:
- the GRAP2 gene encoding GRB2-related adapter protein 2 isoform X5, producing the protein MGKEVGFFIIRASQSSPGDFSISVRHEDDVQHFKVMRDNKGNYFLWTEKFPSLNKLVDYYRTNSISRQKQIFLRDRTREDQGHRGNSLDRRSQGGPHLSGAVGEEIRPSMNRKLSDHPPALPLQQHQHQLQPPQYAPAPQQLQQPPQQRYLQHHHFHQERRGGSLDINDGHCGTSLGSEMNAALMHRRHTDPVQLQAAGRVRWARALYDFEALEDDELGFHSGEVVEVLDSSNPSWWTGRLHNKLGLFPANYVAPMTR; encoded by the exons ATGGGCAAGGAGGTTGGTTTCTTCATCATCCGGGCCAGCCAGAGCTCCCCAGGGGACTTCTCCATCTCTGTCAG GCATGAGGATGACGTTCAACACTTCAAGGTCATGCGAGACAACAAGGGTAATTACTTTCTGTGGACTGAGAAGTTTCCATCCCTAAACAAGCTGGTGGACTACTACAGGACAAATTCCATCTCCAGACAGAAGCAGATCTTCCTTAGAGACAGAACCCGAGAAGACCAG gGTCACCGGGGCAACAGCCTGGACCGGAGGTCCCAGGGAGGCCCACACCTCAGTGGGGCTGTGGGAGAAGAAATCCGGCCTTCGATGAACCGGAAGCTGTCGGATCACCCCCCAGCCCTTCCCCTGcagcagcaccagcaccagcTACAGCCTCCGCAGTACGCCCCAGCGccccagcagctgcagcagccccCACAGCAGCGGTATCTGCAGCACCACCATTTCCACCAG gaacgCCGAGGAGGCAGCCTTGACATAAACGATGGGCACTGtggcaccagcctgggcagtgaaATGAATGCAGCCCTTATGCATCGGAGACACACAGACCCAGTGCAGCTCCAGGCAGCAGGG CGAGTGCGGTGGGCCCGGGCACTGTACGACTTTGAGGCCCTGGAGGATGACGAGCTGGGTTTCCACAGCGGGGAGGTGGTGGAAGTCCTGGATAGCTCCAACCCATCCTGGTGGACCGGCCGCCTGCACAACAAGCTGGGCCTCTTCCCTGCCAACTACGTGGCACCCATGACCCGATGA
- the GRAP2 gene encoding GRB2-related adapter protein 2 isoform X6, giving the protein MVSRRPLSTPGRELTDGQGGWFLHHPGQPELPRGLLHLCQGHRGNSLDRRSQGGPHLSGAVGEEIRPSMNRKLSDHPPALPLQQHQHQLQPPQYAPAPQQLQQPPQQRYLQHHHFHQERRGGSLDINDGHCGTSLGSEMNAALMHRRHTDPVQLQAAGRVRWARALYDFEALEDDELGFHSGEVVEVLDSSNPSWWTGRLHNKLGLFPANYVAPMTR; this is encoded by the exons ATGGTTTCACGAAGGCCTCTCTCGACACCAGGCAGAGAACTTACTGATGGGCAAGGAGGTTGGTTTCTTCATCATCCGGGCCAGCCAGAGCTCCCCAGGGGACTTCTCCATCTCTGTCAG gGTCACCGGGGCAACAGCCTGGACCGGAGGTCCCAGGGAGGCCCACACCTCAGTGGGGCTGTGGGAGAAGAAATCCGGCCTTCGATGAACCGGAAGCTGTCGGATCACCCCCCAGCCCTTCCCCTGcagcagcaccagcaccagcTACAGCCTCCGCAGTACGCCCCAGCGccccagcagctgcagcagccccCACAGCAGCGGTATCTGCAGCACCACCATTTCCACCAG gaacgCCGAGGAGGCAGCCTTGACATAAACGATGGGCACTGtggcaccagcctgggcagtgaaATGAATGCAGCCCTTATGCATCGGAGACACACAGACCCAGTGCAGCTCCAGGCAGCAGGG CGAGTGCGGTGGGCCCGGGCACTGTACGACTTTGAGGCCCTGGAGGATGACGAGCTGGGTTTCCACAGCGGGGAGGTGGTGGAAGTCCTGGATAGCTCCAACCCATCCTGGTGGACCGGCCGCCTGCACAACAAGCTGGGCCTCTTCCCTGCCAACTACGTGGCACCCATGACCCGATGA